A single region of the Procambarus clarkii isolate CNS0578487 chromosome 59, FALCON_Pclarkii_2.0, whole genome shotgun sequence genome encodes:
- the LOC123768231 gene encoding zinc finger protein 3 homolog isoform X1, with translation MRKQMMAAADPGGPSAVHTVDHEASVDLQKKFESIVERELKQELTQDSTMTSVSLCLTCGSPGGSISAFTRIGNAEPLLNLLGYILKKSVADIHLYSDVVCAKCFKKFESIEKQLCKFVDVCRDTIQSFNKALKIFMKSKLSQVIEDEDGKCLLVLNSVDLATNENGIIAKALSLATMRKVSKRNESKPERKHTCPVCSKTFRAYSHRVEHMLIHTKDKSFKCNICGFLTSTKSNLAKHRQQHTEECVCNVCNKKLCNKFSLKEHMRIHNNDKSHQCEHCKKMFLRDRDKKIHEKIHMAESPGLHQCKVCKKCFVIKSRLIRHMLIHQKEKQFVCQVCSKKFVRKDDLKCHERVHTGEKPYSCKECGKVFRYISNCRNHMRIHMKDSNIYKCRPCNISFPTEGKYNNHLKTRNHRKKLSDPLYDNAEHVYCDGRKTPFTLADNSLHKTICIKQKPGTTEEPMYCNVCCLTFDSVDQLSEHTLHSHVKESALSQNAETGIIISSVDVGSDTNIVSLTPLEQLTVTGEGVNMIVTMNTDPTSLQIPLVHGSPSTNASLLPADALKDGSHTASTILPLNVDNKATNISRSDTVLTGISDNSVLCNETFEQPVGDSTLPTSGTVTILNPSTIFKISDWDISQYYQKS, from the exons ATGATGGCAGCTGCTGACCCTGGAGGGCCTTCTGCTGTACACACAGTGGATCATGAAGCTTCTGTAGACTTGCAAAAGAAATTTGAATCCATTGTGGAAAGGGAATTAAAACAGGAATTAactcag GATTCTACCATGACCAGCGTGAGTCTGTGTCTCACATGTGGCTCACCAGGTGGGAGCATCAGTGCATTTACCAGAATAGGTAATGCTGAACCTCTTCTTAATCTTCTTGGTTACATTTTAAAGAAATCTGTTGCTGACATTCACTTGTATAGTGATGTCGTGTGCGCTAAATGTTTTAAGAAATTTGAATCAATTGAAAAACAACTTTGTAAATTTGTAGACGTGTGTCGAGATACCATTCAAAGTTTTAACAAAGCTCTTAAGATATTTATGAAGTCAAAACTTTCCCAAGTAATAGAGGATGAAGATGGAAAGTGTTTACTTGTTTTAAATAGTGTGGACCTAGCAACAAATGAGAATGGTATTATTGCAAAAGCATTGTCATTGGCTACCATGAGGAAAGTAAGTAAGAGAAATGAATCCAAACCAGAGAGAAAGCACACATGCCCAGTGTGTAGCAAGACATTCCGGGCTTACAGTCACAGAGTTGAACATATGCTTATTCATACTAAAGATAAGTCATTCAAGTGTAATATTTGTGGATTTCTTACTAGCACAAAATCCAATCTTGCCAAACACAGGCAGCAACATACTGAAGAATGTGTATGTAATGTTTGTAATAAAAAACTgtgtaataaattttctctaaaagAACACATGAGAATCCATAATAATGACAAATCACATCAGTGCGAGCATTGCAAGAAAATGTTTTTGAGGGATCGGGATAAGAAGATCCATGAAAAAATCCACATGGCAGAAAGTCCCGGATTGCACCAGTGTAAAGTCTGCAAAAAATGCTTCGTAATTAAGTCAAGACTAATTAGGCATATGCTAATTCACCAAAAAGAAAAACAATTTGTTTGTCAAGTATGCAGCAAAAAGTTTGTTAGAAAAGATGATCTTAAATGTCATGAGAGGGTGCATACAGGTGAAAAGCCATATTCTTGTAAGGAGTGTGGCAAAGTGTTTAGATATATATCTAATTGCAGAAATCATATGAGGATACATATGAAAGATTCCAATATATATAAGTGTAGACCTTGTAACATCTCATTTCCTACCGAGGGCAAATATAACAATCACTTAAAAACCCGTAACCACAGGAAAAAACTATCAGACCCTTTGTATGATAATGCTGAGCACGTATATTGTGATGGACGTAAAACTCCGTTCACACTTGCAGATAATTCATTACACAAGACGATTTGTATTAAGCAGAAGCCAGGAACAACAGAAGAGCCAATGTATTGTAATGTGTGTTGCTTAACATTTGACAGTGTAGATCAGTTATCAGAACATACTCTTCATTCTCATGTAAAAGAAAGTGCCTTGTCACAGAATGCTGAAACAGGAATTATTATTTCAAGCGTAGATGTTGGCAGTGACACTAATATTGTTTCATTAACTCCTTTGGAACAACTTACTGTTACAGGTGAGGGTGTAAACATGATAGTAACAATGAACACTGATCCAACATCTCTGCAAATACCTCTTGTTCATGGATCACCTTCCACAAATGCTTCTCTTCTACCAGCAGATGCCCTTAAAGATGGATCTCACACAGCATCCACCATACTTCCGCTAAATGTAGACAATAAGGCCACTAATATATCTCGAAGTGATACAGTATTAACAGGAATTTCAGATAacagtgtattatgtaatgaAACCTTTGAACAGCCAGTTGGAGATTCTACATTACCAACATCTGGTACAGTTACTATTTTAAACCCATCAACTATTTTTAAAATAAGTGACTGGGATATTAGTCAGTATTATCAAAAGTCATGA
- the LOC123768231 gene encoding zinc finger protein 3 homolog isoform X2 has product MMAAADPGGPSAVHTVDHEASVDLQKKFESIVERELKQELTQDSTMTSVSLCLTCGSPGGSISAFTRIGNAEPLLNLLGYILKKSVADIHLYSDVVCAKCFKKFESIEKQLCKFVDVCRDTIQSFNKALKIFMKSKLSQVIEDEDGKCLLVLNSVDLATNENGIIAKALSLATMRKVSKRNESKPERKHTCPVCSKTFRAYSHRVEHMLIHTKDKSFKCNICGFLTSTKSNLAKHRQQHTEECVCNVCNKKLCNKFSLKEHMRIHNNDKSHQCEHCKKMFLRDRDKKIHEKIHMAESPGLHQCKVCKKCFVIKSRLIRHMLIHQKEKQFVCQVCSKKFVRKDDLKCHERVHTGEKPYSCKECGKVFRYISNCRNHMRIHMKDSNIYKCRPCNISFPTEGKYNNHLKTRNHRKKLSDPLYDNAEHVYCDGRKTPFTLADNSLHKTICIKQKPGTTEEPMYCNVCCLTFDSVDQLSEHTLHSHVKESALSQNAETGIIISSVDVGSDTNIVSLTPLEQLTVTGEGVNMIVTMNTDPTSLQIPLVHGSPSTNASLLPADALKDGSHTASTILPLNVDNKATNISRSDTVLTGISDNSVLCNETFEQPVGDSTLPTSGTVTILNPSTIFKISDWDISQYYQKS; this is encoded by the exons ATGATGGCAGCTGCTGACCCTGGAGGGCCTTCTGCTGTACACACAGTGGATCATGAAGCTTCTGTAGACTTGCAAAAGAAATTTGAATCCATTGTGGAAAGGGAATTAAAACAGGAATTAactcag GATTCTACCATGACCAGCGTGAGTCTGTGTCTCACATGTGGCTCACCAGGTGGGAGCATCAGTGCATTTACCAGAATAGGTAATGCTGAACCTCTTCTTAATCTTCTTGGTTACATTTTAAAGAAATCTGTTGCTGACATTCACTTGTATAGTGATGTCGTGTGCGCTAAATGTTTTAAGAAATTTGAATCAATTGAAAAACAACTTTGTAAATTTGTAGACGTGTGTCGAGATACCATTCAAAGTTTTAACAAAGCTCTTAAGATATTTATGAAGTCAAAACTTTCCCAAGTAATAGAGGATGAAGATGGAAAGTGTTTACTTGTTTTAAATAGTGTGGACCTAGCAACAAATGAGAATGGTATTATTGCAAAAGCATTGTCATTGGCTACCATGAGGAAAGTAAGTAAGAGAAATGAATCCAAACCAGAGAGAAAGCACACATGCCCAGTGTGTAGCAAGACATTCCGGGCTTACAGTCACAGAGTTGAACATATGCTTATTCATACTAAAGATAAGTCATTCAAGTGTAATATTTGTGGATTTCTTACTAGCACAAAATCCAATCTTGCCAAACACAGGCAGCAACATACTGAAGAATGTGTATGTAATGTTTGTAATAAAAAACTgtgtaataaattttctctaaaagAACACATGAGAATCCATAATAATGACAAATCACATCAGTGCGAGCATTGCAAGAAAATGTTTTTGAGGGATCGGGATAAGAAGATCCATGAAAAAATCCACATGGCAGAAAGTCCCGGATTGCACCAGTGTAAAGTCTGCAAAAAATGCTTCGTAATTAAGTCAAGACTAATTAGGCATATGCTAATTCACCAAAAAGAAAAACAATTTGTTTGTCAAGTATGCAGCAAAAAGTTTGTTAGAAAAGATGATCTTAAATGTCATGAGAGGGTGCATACAGGTGAAAAGCCATATTCTTGTAAGGAGTGTGGCAAAGTGTTTAGATATATATCTAATTGCAGAAATCATATGAGGATACATATGAAAGATTCCAATATATATAAGTGTAGACCTTGTAACATCTCATTTCCTACCGAGGGCAAATATAACAATCACTTAAAAACCCGTAACCACAGGAAAAAACTATCAGACCCTTTGTATGATAATGCTGAGCACGTATATTGTGATGGACGTAAAACTCCGTTCACACTTGCAGATAATTCATTACACAAGACGATTTGTATTAAGCAGAAGCCAGGAACAACAGAAGAGCCAATGTATTGTAATGTGTGTTGCTTAACATTTGACAGTGTAGATCAGTTATCAGAACATACTCTTCATTCTCATGTAAAAGAAAGTGCCTTGTCACAGAATGCTGAAACAGGAATTATTATTTCAAGCGTAGATGTTGGCAGTGACACTAATATTGTTTCATTAACTCCTTTGGAACAACTTACTGTTACAGGTGAGGGTGTAAACATGATAGTAACAATGAACACTGATCCAACATCTCTGCAAATACCTCTTGTTCATGGATCACCTTCCACAAATGCTTCTCTTCTACCAGCAGATGCCCTTAAAGATGGATCTCACACAGCATCCACCATACTTCCGCTAAATGTAGACAATAAGGCCACTAATATATCTCGAAGTGATACAGTATTAACAGGAATTTCAGATAacagtgtattatgtaatgaAACCTTTGAACAGCCAGTTGGAGATTCTACATTACCAACATCTGGTACAGTTACTATTTTAAACCCATCAACTATTTTTAAAATAAGTGACTGGGATATTAGTCAGTATTATCAAAAGTCATGA